GACGACGAATCGCGATGCCATCGAAAGAGTTAGGAATTCCTATTGCAAATTGACAAAGGAATGCCTAACATTCGACTCCAACGCTGCCGTTCGCGCAGTCATCGGAGAAGCCCATGAAAATGTTCGACCATCAGTCCACCGATCGCCACGAATGGCTTCGTGACGAACACGCGCCCCGTATCACGCCATCCGAGCCGGCCCGTCAAAGCAACTTTGAGAAGTCGAAGATCTTCCGCTGGACGGTCGTCGCCGCTTTGCTGTTTGTCGTCGTGAACGTGTTCCAAGACGACCCGGTCGTCGCACCGACGACCGCGTACCACGTCACCGTCTAAACCGCCCCGATCCTGCCGGGGCGAGCGCCTCCGGCGTCATGGAGACCACCATGCCGCGTTTCAAAGTCAAACCCCTTCCCCTCGTCGACCTCGAACGTCGCGACACCCTGTCGCTTCGCACGATCGTCCACTACGACCCGAATGCACGACGCCCCTCGACGCCAATCCTCGTCGGCAAGTACGTTGTGGGCCGCCGCCCCTTGCCCGATAGCGTCCATACGCTTTACATGATCCTCGACGGGGCCGAGATCGCCCACTCGCAGATCTCGATTCCGAGCGAAGGCGACTGCGCGTCCGCTATCAAGCGCCTGCGCGATGCGAAGCGCGCAGCGGGCTTGGCAGCATCGAAGGCGATCAACAAGGCGAAGAAACCCTCCAAGGCTCGCAGCCAGACGGCCGAGGAGGTTGCGTAATGGACGACCGCACGCAACAACTCGACCTGACCGCGCCGATCCCGACCGGGAACACGAAGACTGCCGCAGCCGCAGCGGGCGCAACGTCGGCAGACCTGTGGATGGTCCCCTACGGTCAACTTCACTATGATCCGGCCGACAACATCCGACCGGTTGACCCCGAGTGGGTGACGCACCTCACTGCATTGATCGTCGAGAACGGGTACGACAAGGGCTCGCCGCTGCATTGCTACGCGCGAAAGGTCGACGGGAAGGATCTGCTTTACGTGTACAAGGGGCAGCACCGCTACCTCGCGGCCGGCAAGGCAATCGAGGCCGGCAAGGACGTCGGCAAGATCCCCGTCGTCGTTCGTGATGCAAAGACGGTTAACCGCGCCGACATGGTGATCGACGGCTACCTGAGCAACGACAGCAAGCGATCGTCGCCGCTCGATCTGGCGGCCGCTGTTGCCGAGCTTCGCGACATTCACGGCATGACCCTCGCGGCGATCTGCAAGCGCCTGAATGTCACTGACCAATCAATCCGCGACGTCGGCCTGCTCGAACGCGCACCGGTCGAACTGCACCAGATGGTTCGCGACGGCGCGGTCGCCGGCACGCTCGCGATCGAACAGATCCGCGAACATGGGGCAGACAAGGCACTGGACCGGCTGCAGAAAGGCGCGGCGAAGGCCGCTGCGTCAGGCAAGGCCCGCGTAACGAAGAAACACCTCGACGCAGCGCCCCAGCCGTCGCCGGCCGCAGACGCGCCTGTCGAGGCACAGGCGCCAGCCCAAACGCCCGCACGCCCGACCGCGCCCACCAAGATCAGCGAGAAGCAATCAAAGCAGCTTTTGCAGGCACTGCAGGCCGTGCTGCATGACCCGGTATTCGGCAAGCTTTCTCCGGGCACTATCGACGCCGTAGATATCGCGCTCAAGCCGCTCGCAGATATGCTCGATGCAACGTCGGTACGCAAAACCGCGTATGCAATTGCCACCGCGAACGAACACGGCGTCTATACGCCGACAGACGTCGTAACCGCGCCGAAGCAAC
The nucleotide sequence above comes from Burkholderia pyrrocinia. Encoded proteins:
- a CDS encoding beta-hexosaminidase produces the protein MPRFKVKPLPLVDLERRDTLSLRTIVHYDPNARRPSTPILVGKYVVGRRPLPDSVHTLYMILDGAEIAHSQISIPSEGDCASAIKRLRDAKRAAGLAASKAINKAKKPSKARSQTAEEVA
- a CDS encoding ParB/RepB/Spo0J family partition protein, with the protein product MDDRTQQLDLTAPIPTGNTKTAAAAAGATSADLWMVPYGQLHYDPADNIRPVDPEWVTHLTALIVENGYDKGSPLHCYARKVDGKDLLYVYKGQHRYLAAGKAIEAGKDVGKIPVVVRDAKTVNRADMVIDGYLSNDSKRSSPLDLAAAVAELRDIHGMTLAAICKRLNVTDQSIRDVGLLERAPVELHQMVRDGAVAGTLAIEQIREHGADKALDRLQKGAAKAAASGKARVTKKHLDAAPQPSPAADAPVEAQAPAQTPARPTAPTKISEKQSKQLLQALQAVLHDPVFGKLSPGTIDAVDIALKPLADMLDATSVRKTAYAIATANEHGVYTPTDVVTAPKQQRTGRSPAEIRVALIAEGEWIYGMDYTIGMAGGASPCSYHEGMPTHPTRVQAIRGAVRDLTRRIETSPTMSKAKETASVRKWLDKLYAMPDPDWTSEMALETPK